The following are encoded in a window of Amblyraja radiata isolate CabotCenter1 chromosome 7, sAmbRad1.1.pri, whole genome shotgun sequence genomic DNA:
- the mbd5 gene encoding methyl-CpG-binding domain protein 5 isoform X2 codes for MNGGNENDGEKDGGSSAVQVPIGWQRQVDQNGVLYMSPSGSVLACIEQVKTYLLTDGTCKCGLECPLILSKVFTFDPGATVKQRTAEDVKADEDLTKLCIHKRKIIAVATLHKSIETPHPSLLLTSPGGGTSGTPMVQSRAATPRATRNKSQEVITNSSVPDYKNTFLPKLMGGPNAASRLYQQDLCGSPQQELHGYSRQRLGSNDQGQKSPYRGSHGGLSSPASSGSQIYGDGSISPRTDTMGSPDVFTRSNPGFHAGPNSSPIHINRIPHSPPTVLMQNSSSHSSCAMAGRTSIPLSPTMTTKSPVMKKPSCNYSSNMDMPRIMFHKPPQGPPTPCALQKKPLPSEKDPLGILDPIPSKPNPVLMNTSNFQTTMHSQVPMMNVNMPPAVVPLPSNLPLPTVKPGPVNHGTHVPRVQHSTSTSVSPAPVTSPVHMIGSVMGRIEASPQRSRSSSTSSDHGSLMMPPAGPQSGCSGIKVPPRSPRSSMGSPRPSMPSSPSTKPDGHHQYKDISNQLLVGMNNVLNPQNNPLFPSVSVGNVQQQKGQPGLLGMPLNQILNQHNAASFPASSLLSAAAKAQLANQNKLSGSNSSGAVGSGGNSEGHSTLNTMFPPTTNMLLSVNEGQSGRAALRDKLMAQQKDPLRKRKQATPTVLSMLKQSQMSSSGVPKSVIDSLRKQGQNSSVTMNNTMSQLLQSMSSQSSQISGNSSASCGSSTTGISCSTNQHNFSNTSLNSGSIHNLSAQNLTRGEGISCQNTNSSLIHSCQGLNNQFVGLVGQPHDGGNCGLLHQSGMTLGNSLHSNHHSRIAASSVMVPNSSGICCQTNADTGGQDGPSYGHLHRRERCSLLNLSGGSSGQAASMAIAGTNQLAITKTTSVLQDGVIVTTAAGNALHNQIPMGGTLPIIGQNKAFHFGHAIPTSSNHTHSLNPNLLGSLSIPFAMNQQHLLNQNMLNMLPTSVDGKGEVSMNPLGILNPNLNAALTLLPGDLAGQTLQPVQLLATLFQNQAQATMLPLTSFNLTLPDLLQQQNHPSPSVTQIQSPPDHLHSNQLVSNRSQTLLTNPLGNPLPSLSSIDTTTNPLLLPAVTAAPGLMALNPHLLRSVLHSPLNHGINHSEVSIATSSQATTTTSTSSVAALAVSTLGGTAVMSMAESLLPISAAGHATGPTKLNNLLPHLPLLGTNFLGDVPLFNNSINNPQLSHLQTLLNSNQMLPQTHHQLLQSLQGTHGLQEFQNHTSLSGPSNPLNPMSCFFQNFQVSPAHDVSLSNAPANSEPGTILLSEGSHTAPPNFHELAGDHHRIEQIQAKQDRERVLTVGPHDPSVDAIYKAVVDAASKGMQVVITTAVSSTSQMSPIPALSAMSAFTASIANPVNLSNAVNAVIHGKRLSSMENDSRLNNQTILANRHARGVRLHKNSGQAKFTAEGEGFEYFKSPGRNTPKKQWENEQQPIDATLWKCEKFLEHSGQVNHSPSAERMPSFQGDQTDAGLQQKNCQLDKRFHEDSFRFNSQKRHIVNMKERLENTVERCTHINGNRSQQSRNFGELLTAPKQELAREEQSPSSSASLEGMPGSLAHEYIYNGDYNSENINGCAPSPSDTKSLSSDDDLRIPDSPSNELIHYRPRTFNVGDLVWSQLKGFPSWPSKLVREDEVHSSCQQNTEEGKVHQTQQKERQVKSPKAKRRKISR; via the exons GTATTCACTTTTGACCCTGGAGCAACCGtcaaacaaagaacagcagaggATGTGAAGGCAGATGAAGATTTGACAAAACTTTGCATTCATAAACGAAAAATCATTGCTGTAGCTACACTACATAAAAGTATCGAAACACCACATCCTTCCTTGCTTTTAACAAGCCCAGGTGGTGGAACAA GTGGCACTCCTATGGTACAATCTCGGGCTGCAACTCCTAGAGCAACGAGAAATAAGTCACAAGAAGTAATAACAAATTCTTCGGTGCCAGACTACAAGAACACATTTCTGCCTAAATTGATGGGGGGTCCCAATGCTGCATCACGGCTTTATCAACAAGACCTATGTGGAAGCCCCCAACAAGAACTTCATGGCTATTCCAGGCAAAGGCTGGGTAGCAATGATCAAGGACAGAAGTCTCCATATCGTGGAAGTCATGGTGGTCTTTCTAGCCCAGCGTCATCAGGATCACAGATCTATGGAGATGGTTCTATATCTCCCAGGACTGATACAATGGGAAGCCCTGACGTGTTTACGCGAAGTAATCCAGGCTTTCATGCTGGGCCAAACTCCAGCCCAATTCACATTAATAGAATACCCCATTCCCCACCCACAGTTCTGATGCAGAATTCTTCATCCCACTCATCCTGTGCTATGGCTGGTAGGACTTCTATACCTCTTTCACCGACAATGACTACAAAAAGCCCAGTAATGAAAAAACCATCTTGTAATTATTCATCGAATATGGATATGCCACGAATTATGTTTCACAAACCTCCCCAAggacccccaacaccatgtgctctcCAGAAAAAGCCATTGCCCTCAGAAAAAGATCCGTTAGGTATCCTTGATCCTATACCAAGTAAACCTAATCCAGTACTTATGAATACATCTAATTTCCAGACAACCATGCACTCTCAGGTACCTATGATGAATGTAAACATGCCTCCTGCTGTTGTCCCTCTGCCAAGCAATCTACCATTGCCAACTGTTAAACCTGGCCCAGTAAATCATGGAACTCATGTTCCACGGGTTCAACATTCAACTTCCACATCTGTGTCTCCTGCTCCAGTTACCTCTCCTGTACATATGATTGGATCTGTAATGGGAAGAATTGAGGCGTCACCACAAAGGTCTCGGTCATCATCCACATCATCTGATCACGGAAGCTTAATGATGCCACCTGCAGGACCTCAATCTGGCTGCAGTGGAATAAAGGTTCCTCCAAGGTCGCCAAGGTCATCTATGGGTTCTCCACGGCCATCTATGCCATCCAGTCCATCTACTAAGCCTGATGGGCATCATCAATACAAAGATATTTCTAATCAGCTGTTGGTTGGAATGAACAACGTTTTGAATCCTCAAAATAATCCTCTGTTTCCATCCGTATCTGTTGGGAATGTTCAACAACAAAAGGGTCAGCCAGGTTTGCTAGGAATGCCCTTAAATCAAATTTTGAACCAGCATAATGCTGCCTCATTTCCAGCAAGCAGTTTACTTTCAGCAGCAGCCAAAGCACAGCTAGCTAATCAAAACAAACTGTCTGGTAGTAACAGTAGTGGTGCTGTTGGCAGTGGTGGCAATAGTGAAGGACACAGCACTTTAAATACCATGTTTCCACCAACTACAAACATGCTGCTTTCAGTGAATGAAGGTCAAAGTGGCCGTGCAGCACTGAGAGACAAACTAATGGCACAGCAAAAGGATCCTTTAAGAAAGCGGAAGCAAGCTACCCCGACAGTATTGAGTATGCTGAAACAGTCTCAGATGAGCAGCTCAGGAGTTCCAAAGTCTGTGATTGACTCTTTAAGGAAACAAGGACAAAATTCATCTGTGACTATGAATAACACCATGTCTCAGTTACTTCAGTCAATGAGTTCACAGAGTTCTCAAATCAGTGGCAATAGCAGTGCTAGTTGTGGTAGTTCCACGACAGGTATTTCTTGTTCAACCAACCAACATAATTTTTCAAACACTAGTTTGAACTCTGGTTCCATTCATAACCTATCAGCTCAAAATCTAACAAGAGGGGAAGGTATTTCTTGCCAGAATACAAATAGTAGTTTAATCCACAGTTGTCAGGGCCTAAACAATCAATTTGTTGGGTTAGTTGGACAGCCTCATGATGGTGGCAATTGTGGGCTGCTTCACCAATCTGGAATGACTTTGGGAAATAGTTTGCATTCAAACCATCATTCAAGAATTGCAGCCTCTTCTGTAATGGTACCAAACAGTAGTGGCATTTGTTGCCAAACCAATGCTGACACAG GAGGGCAGGATGGTCCATCCTATGGACATCTGCACAGACGCGAACGTTGTTCCTTGCTCAACCTATCAGGAG GTAgttctggccaggcagcatccatggccaTTGCAGGCACCAACCAACTTGCCATTACCAAGACAACATCCGTTCTGCAAGATGGAGTTATAGTTACAACAGCAGCTGGAAATGCATTGCATAATCAGATCCCCATGGGGGGTACACTTCCCATCATTGGTCAAAACAAGGCTTTTCATTTTGGACATGCCATCCCTACGAGTAGCAATCATACCCACTCTCTGAACCCAAACCTGCTTGGCTCTCTGTCCATTCCTTTTGCAATGAACCAGCAACATCTTCTGAACCAGAATATGCTGAACATGTTACCCACATCAGTAGATGGCAAGGGAGAAGTCTCTATGAATCCTTTGGGAATTCTGAACCCAAATTTAAATGCAGCTTTGACTTTGCTTCCTGGTGATTTGGCGGGACAGACTTTACAACCTGTTCAGCTTTTGGCAACACTGTTTCAAAACCAGGCACAGGCTACAATGCTACCCCTTACATCTTTTAACTTGACTCTCCCAGATTTATTGCAGCAACAAAACCACCCTTCACCTTCTGTGACACAAATCCAATCCCCGCCAGATCATTTGCATAGCAATCAATTAGTTAGTAACAGATCACAAACCCTTTTGACAAACCCTCTGGGGAACCCTTTACCAAGCCTTTCAAGCATTGATACCACTAcaaaccctctcctcctcccagctGTCACAGCAGCCCCAGGACTAATGGCCCTCAATCCCCATCTGTTGCGAAGTGTTCTGCACTCTCCTTTGAACCATGGTATAAATCACTCTGAAGTTTCCATAGCAACCTCATCCCAGGCAACCACTACCACCAGTACATCATCCGTAGCAGCACTTGCTGTCTCAACTCTTGGTGGGACAGCAGTCATGTCAATGGCAGAATCGCTGCTACCCATTTCAGCTGCTGGGCATGCAACAGGACCTACAAAATTGAACAACTTGCTACCACACCTCCCTTTGCTAGGAACCAACTTTCTTG GTGATGTACCTTTATTCAATAATAGTATCAACAATCCACAATTAAGCCATCTCCAGACATTGCTCAACAGTAATCAGAtgcttccacagactcatcatcaACTTCTACAAAGTCTGCAAGGGACTCATGGTCTCCAGGAGTTTCAGAATCACACTTCGCTTTCAGGCCCAAgcaaccctctcaaccccatgtcATGTTTTTTTCAAAACTTTCAG GTGAGCCCAGCACATGATGTCTCACTTTCAAATGCACCTGCAAACTCTGAACCAGGAACAATATTACTCTCTGAAGGCTCCCATACTGCACCTCCCAATTTTCATGAGCTGGCGGGTGACCACCATCGAATAGAACAGATTCAAGCAAAGCAAGACAGagaacgggtgctgactgtgggtCCTCATGACCCTTCTGTTGATGCTATTTACAAAGCTGTGGTAGATGCTGCAAGCAAAGGGATGCAAGTTGTGATCACTACAGCAGTGAGTAGTACTTCACAAATGAGCCCCATCCCAGCTCTGAGTGCCATGAGTGCCTTTACTGCCTCCATTGCAAACCCTGTGAATCTTTCCAATGCAGTCAACGCGGTGATTCATGGGAAAAGACTCTCCAGCATGGAGAACGACAGTCGACTCAACAATCAAACTATCCTGGCAAACAGGCATGCCAGAGGAGTGAGGTTGCACAAAAATTCTGGGCAAGCAAAATTCACTGCTGAGGGGGAGGGATTTGAATACTTTAAATCGCCAGGTCGCAACACTCCGAAAAAGCAATGGGAAAATGAACAGCAGCCAATTGATGCAACATTGTGGAAATGTGAGAAGTTTCTAGAACACTCTGGCCAAGTAAATCATAGTCCTTCAGCAGAAAGGATGCCTTCCTTTCAGGGAGATCAGACTGATGCGGGATTACAGCAGAAAAACTGCCAGTTGGACAAAAGATTTCACGAGGACAGCTTCAGGTTCAATAGTCAAAAAAGACACATTGTTAACATGAAAGAAAGGCTAGAGAACACTGTGGAAAGATGCACACATATCAACGGAAACCGGTCTCAACAGAGCAGGAACTTCGGTGAGTTGCTGACAGCCCCCAAACAGGAACTTGCCAGAGAGGAGCAATCTCCGAGTTCCTCGGCTAGTTTGGAGGGAATGCCAGGCTCCTTGGCGCACGAATATATTTACAATGGAGATTATAATTCAGAAAACATTAATGGATGTGCTCCAAGTCCGTCAGACACTAAAAGCTTAAGCAGTGATGATGATTTGAGGATTCCAGATTCGCCCTCTAACGAATTAATACACTACAGACCAAGGACGTTTAATGTTGGTGACTTGGTCTGGAGTCAATTAAAGGGATTTCCTTCCTGGCCTAGTAAACTGGTGAGAGAAGATGAAGTACACAGCTCCTGTCAACAAAACACTGAAGAGGGGAAG
- the mbd5 gene encoding methyl-CpG-binding domain protein 5 isoform X4, which yields MNGGNENDGEKDGGSSAVQVPIGWQRQVDQNGVLYMSPSGSVLACIEQVKTYLLTDGTCKCGLECPLILSKVFTFDPGATVKQRTAEDVKADEDLTKLCIHKRKIIAVATLHKSIETPHPSLLLTSPGGGTSGTPMVQSRAATPRATRNKSQEVITNSSVPDYKNTFLPKLMGGPNAASRLYQQDLCGSPQQELHGYSRQRLGSNDQGQKSPYRGSHGGLSSPASSGSQIYGDGSISPRTDTMGSPDVFTRSNPGFHAGPNSSPIHINRIPHSPPTVLMQNSSSHSSCAMAGRTSIPLSPTMTTKSPVMKKPSCNYSSNMDMPRIMFHKPPQGPPTPCALQKKPLPSEKDPLGILDPIPSKPNPVLMNTSNFQTTMHSQVPMMNVNMPPAVVPLPSNLPLPTVKPGPVNHGTHVPRVQHSTSTSVSPAPVTSPVHMIGSVMGRIEASPQRSRSSSTSSDHGSLMMPPAGPQSGCSGIKVPPRSPRSSMGSPRPSMPSSPSTKPDGHHQYKDISNQLLVGMNNVLNPQNNPLFPSVSVGNVQQQKGQPGLLGMPLNQILNQHNAASFPASSLLSAAAKAQLANQNKLSGSNSSGAVGSGGNSEGHSTLNTMFPPTTNMLLSVNEGQSGRAALRDKLMAQQKDPLRKRKQATPTVLSMLKQSQMSSSGVPKSVIDSLRKQGQNSSVTMNNTMSQLLQSMSSQSSQISGNSSASCGSSTTGISCSTNQHNFSNTSLNSGSIHNLSAQNLTRGEGISCQNTNSSLIHSCQGLNNQFVGLVGQPHDGGNCGLLHQSGMTLGNSLHSNHHSRIAASSVMVPNSSGICCQTNADTGDVPLFNNSINNPQLSHLQTLLNSNQMLPQTHHQLLQSLQGTHGLQEFQNHTSLSGPSNPLNPMSCFFQNFQVSPAHDVSLSNAPANSEPGTILLSEGSHTAPPNFHELAGDHHRIEQIQAKQDRERVLTVGPHDPSVDAIYKAVVDAASKGMQVVITTAVSSTSQMSPIPALSAMSAFTASIANPVNLSNAVNAVIHGKRLSSMENDSRLNNQTILANRHARGVRLHKNSGQAKFTAEGEGFEYFKSPGRNTPKKQWENEQQPIDATLWKCEKFLEHSGQVNHSPSAERMPSFQGDQTDAGLQQKNCQLDKRFHEDSFRFNSQKRHIVNMKERLENTVERCTHINGNRSQQSRNFGELLTAPKQELAREEQSPSSSASLEGMPGSLAHEYIYNGDYNSENINGCAPSPSDTKSLSSDDDLRIPDSPSNELIHYRPRTFNVGDLVWSQLKGFPSWPSKLVREDEVHSSCQQNTEEGKVNNTVHQTQQKERQVKSPKAKRRKISR from the exons GTATTCACTTTTGACCCTGGAGCAACCGtcaaacaaagaacagcagaggATGTGAAGGCAGATGAAGATTTGACAAAACTTTGCATTCATAAACGAAAAATCATTGCTGTAGCTACACTACATAAAAGTATCGAAACACCACATCCTTCCTTGCTTTTAACAAGCCCAGGTGGTGGAACAA GTGGCACTCCTATGGTACAATCTCGGGCTGCAACTCCTAGAGCAACGAGAAATAAGTCACAAGAAGTAATAACAAATTCTTCGGTGCCAGACTACAAGAACACATTTCTGCCTAAATTGATGGGGGGTCCCAATGCTGCATCACGGCTTTATCAACAAGACCTATGTGGAAGCCCCCAACAAGAACTTCATGGCTATTCCAGGCAAAGGCTGGGTAGCAATGATCAAGGACAGAAGTCTCCATATCGTGGAAGTCATGGTGGTCTTTCTAGCCCAGCGTCATCAGGATCACAGATCTATGGAGATGGTTCTATATCTCCCAGGACTGATACAATGGGAAGCCCTGACGTGTTTACGCGAAGTAATCCAGGCTTTCATGCTGGGCCAAACTCCAGCCCAATTCACATTAATAGAATACCCCATTCCCCACCCACAGTTCTGATGCAGAATTCTTCATCCCACTCATCCTGTGCTATGGCTGGTAGGACTTCTATACCTCTTTCACCGACAATGACTACAAAAAGCCCAGTAATGAAAAAACCATCTTGTAATTATTCATCGAATATGGATATGCCACGAATTATGTTTCACAAACCTCCCCAAggacccccaacaccatgtgctctcCAGAAAAAGCCATTGCCCTCAGAAAAAGATCCGTTAGGTATCCTTGATCCTATACCAAGTAAACCTAATCCAGTACTTATGAATACATCTAATTTCCAGACAACCATGCACTCTCAGGTACCTATGATGAATGTAAACATGCCTCCTGCTGTTGTCCCTCTGCCAAGCAATCTACCATTGCCAACTGTTAAACCTGGCCCAGTAAATCATGGAACTCATGTTCCACGGGTTCAACATTCAACTTCCACATCTGTGTCTCCTGCTCCAGTTACCTCTCCTGTACATATGATTGGATCTGTAATGGGAAGAATTGAGGCGTCACCACAAAGGTCTCGGTCATCATCCACATCATCTGATCACGGAAGCTTAATGATGCCACCTGCAGGACCTCAATCTGGCTGCAGTGGAATAAAGGTTCCTCCAAGGTCGCCAAGGTCATCTATGGGTTCTCCACGGCCATCTATGCCATCCAGTCCATCTACTAAGCCTGATGGGCATCATCAATACAAAGATATTTCTAATCAGCTGTTGGTTGGAATGAACAACGTTTTGAATCCTCAAAATAATCCTCTGTTTCCATCCGTATCTGTTGGGAATGTTCAACAACAAAAGGGTCAGCCAGGTTTGCTAGGAATGCCCTTAAATCAAATTTTGAACCAGCATAATGCTGCCTCATTTCCAGCAAGCAGTTTACTTTCAGCAGCAGCCAAAGCACAGCTAGCTAATCAAAACAAACTGTCTGGTAGTAACAGTAGTGGTGCTGTTGGCAGTGGTGGCAATAGTGAAGGACACAGCACTTTAAATACCATGTTTCCACCAACTACAAACATGCTGCTTTCAGTGAATGAAGGTCAAAGTGGCCGTGCAGCACTGAGAGACAAACTAATGGCACAGCAAAAGGATCCTTTAAGAAAGCGGAAGCAAGCTACCCCGACAGTATTGAGTATGCTGAAACAGTCTCAGATGAGCAGCTCAGGAGTTCCAAAGTCTGTGATTGACTCTTTAAGGAAACAAGGACAAAATTCATCTGTGACTATGAATAACACCATGTCTCAGTTACTTCAGTCAATGAGTTCACAGAGTTCTCAAATCAGTGGCAATAGCAGTGCTAGTTGTGGTAGTTCCACGACAGGTATTTCTTGTTCAACCAACCAACATAATTTTTCAAACACTAGTTTGAACTCTGGTTCCATTCATAACCTATCAGCTCAAAATCTAACAAGAGGGGAAGGTATTTCTTGCCAGAATACAAATAGTAGTTTAATCCACAGTTGTCAGGGCCTAAACAATCAATTTGTTGGGTTAGTTGGACAGCCTCATGATGGTGGCAATTGTGGGCTGCTTCACCAATCTGGAATGACTTTGGGAAATAGTTTGCATTCAAACCATCATTCAAGAATTGCAGCCTCTTCTGTAATGGTACCAAACAGTAGTGGCATTTGTTGCCAAACCAATGCTGACACAG GTGATGTACCTTTATTCAATAATAGTATCAACAATCCACAATTAAGCCATCTCCAGACATTGCTCAACAGTAATCAGAtgcttccacagactcatcatcaACTTCTACAAAGTCTGCAAGGGACTCATGGTCTCCAGGAGTTTCAGAATCACACTTCGCTTTCAGGCCCAAgcaaccctctcaaccccatgtcATGTTTTTTTCAAAACTTTCAG GTGAGCCCAGCACATGATGTCTCACTTTCAAATGCACCTGCAAACTCTGAACCAGGAACAATATTACTCTCTGAAGGCTCCCATACTGCACCTCCCAATTTTCATGAGCTGGCGGGTGACCACCATCGAATAGAACAGATTCAAGCAAAGCAAGACAGagaacgggtgctgactgtgggtCCTCATGACCCTTCTGTTGATGCTATTTACAAAGCTGTGGTAGATGCTGCAAGCAAAGGGATGCAAGTTGTGATCACTACAGCAGTGAGTAGTACTTCACAAATGAGCCCCATCCCAGCTCTGAGTGCCATGAGTGCCTTTACTGCCTCCATTGCAAACCCTGTGAATCTTTCCAATGCAGTCAACGCGGTGATTCATGGGAAAAGACTCTCCAGCATGGAGAACGACAGTCGACTCAACAATCAAACTATCCTGGCAAACAGGCATGCCAGAGGAGTGAGGTTGCACAAAAATTCTGGGCAAGCAAAATTCACTGCTGAGGGGGAGGGATTTGAATACTTTAAATCGCCAGGTCGCAACACTCCGAAAAAGCAATGGGAAAATGAACAGCAGCCAATTGATGCAACATTGTGGAAATGTGAGAAGTTTCTAGAACACTCTGGCCAAGTAAATCATAGTCCTTCAGCAGAAAGGATGCCTTCCTTTCAGGGAGATCAGACTGATGCGGGATTACAGCAGAAAAACTGCCAGTTGGACAAAAGATTTCACGAGGACAGCTTCAGGTTCAATAGTCAAAAAAGACACATTGTTAACATGAAAGAAAGGCTAGAGAACACTGTGGAAAGATGCACACATATCAACGGAAACCGGTCTCAACAGAGCAGGAACTTCGGTGAGTTGCTGACAGCCCCCAAACAGGAACTTGCCAGAGAGGAGCAATCTCCGAGTTCCTCGGCTAGTTTGGAGGGAATGCCAGGCTCCTTGGCGCACGAATATATTTACAATGGAGATTATAATTCAGAAAACATTAATGGATGTGCTCCAAGTCCGTCAGACACTAAAAGCTTAAGCAGTGATGATGATTTGAGGATTCCAGATTCGCCCTCTAACGAATTAATACACTACAGACCAAGGACGTTTAATGTTGGTGACTTGGTCTGGAGTCAATTAAAGGGATTTCCTTCCTGGCCTAGTAAACTGGTGAGAGAAGATGAAGTACACAGCTCCTGTCAACAAAACACTGAAGAGGGGAAGGTAAATAATACA